The genomic stretch AGGAGTTGGTAAGGGATCTCTAATTGATGAAGCACTTGATAATGTTGTTGAGAAACTTGAAACACAGGTAAAGAAACTAAGAGACAGGTTAAAAGGTGAGAAGCGAATACCCAAGGAGGAACTCTTTGGTAGCATTGAAGAAGAGGAAAGTGAGTTTCCTAAAATAACGAAAGTTAAAACATTCCCTGTAAAGCCGATGAGTATAGAAGAAGCAGTACTTCAGATTGAACTTTTAGGGCACGATTTCTTTATCTTTAGAGACGAAGAGACAAACGAAATAAATGTTTTGTATAGAAGAAAGGACGGTAATTACGGTTTAATTAAGCCGCAATAATACTGATAATATGCTTTTAGATTTCTTAGACCCAGTTAAAAGGAACCTCAAAAAATACTGGGATACAGTTCAAAAGATAAATGAGGCGGAAGCTTCTATTTCTCTTCTTTCTAATGAAGAATTAGCAAAAAAGACGGAAGAGTTTAAGGAAAGGCTTGGAAAAGGAGAGACGACCTCTGATATTCTTGTAGAGGCATTTGCGGTTGTTAGGGAGGTTGCAAAGCGCACTCTTGGCATGAGGCACTTTGATGTCCAACTTCTCGGAGGGCTTGTCCTCTTTCACGGTGGTATTGCAGAGATGAAGACAGGTGAAGGAAAAACTCTCGTTGCAACACTTCCTTTGTATCTTAATGCGCTTGTTGGTCACGGCGGACATCTTGTTACCGTGAATGACTACCTTGCAAAAAGAGATGCTCTGTGGATGGGACCCATTTACAAGTTCTTAGGTCTTAAAGTTGGAGTAATCCAGCATGAAGAAGCCTTTCTTGTTGAATGGGACGATAGAGAAAAATTTACAACTAAGCTTGTGCCTTGTTCAAGAAAAGAAGCTTATCTTGCAGATGTAACTTACGGCACAAACAACGAGTTTGGTTTCGACTATCTAAGAGATCACCTTGTTGTTTCTCCTCTCGATATGGTGCAACGCGAACTCTACTATGCAATTGTAGACGAAGTTGATAGCATCCTTATAGATGAAGCACGAACTCCTTTGAT from Caldisericum sp. encodes the following:
- the raiA gene encoding ribosome-associated translation inhibitor RaiA, translating into MEITITAKGIEKLPEYTEEEIKKKIGKLEKYFDNIQQANVVINKVRGVFELEVTIFASQKIIRGVGKGSLIDEALDNVVEKLETQVKKLRDRLKGEKRIPKEELFGSIEEEESEFPKITKVKTFPVKPMSIEEAVLQIELLGHDFFIFRDEETNEINVLYRRKDGNYGLIKPQ